The following coding sequences are from one uncultured Bacteroides sp. window:
- a CDS encoding amidinotransferase, with translation MQLRINNETSTLRAVVLGQPGSIGKTPTPNETYDAKSYESVVKGIYPKEEDIFKEMSLFNRVLTQYDIQVYRPWTLENCNQIFARDVGFVINDKIIVSNIIPDREDEKEAYETIYDQIPYNKIYNLPEKAHVEGGDVVLYDDLVFVGLYEQADYSQMKTARTNRYALNFLQEICPEKMFVPFQLKKHNTDPRQGILHLDCTLMPVGKGKAIVYKDGFLNTESYNRVVDIFGSENLFEITQSEMYYMNTNVFSLSPKVVVSEEHFERLNKHLEDVWGLTVEKVPYHEISKMGGLLRCSTLPLVRDND, from the coding sequence ATGCAGTTGCGAATTAATAATGAAACATCTACATTGCGGGCAGTTGTGTTAGGACAGCCCGGATCAATAGGGAAAACACCTACGCCAAATGAAACCTATGATGCTAAATCATACGAATCTGTTGTGAAAGGCATATATCCCAAAGAAGAAGATATTTTTAAGGAAATGAGCCTCTTCAACAGAGTCTTGACACAGTATGACATACAAGTATATCGACCTTGGACTTTGGAGAATTGCAATCAAATCTTTGCACGAGATGTGGGGTTCGTAATCAATGATAAAATCATCGTGTCTAACATTATCCCTGATCGGGAAGATGAAAAAGAGGCTTATGAGACAATTTACGACCAAATACCTTATAATAAAATCTACAACTTACCTGAGAAAGCACACGTAGAGGGAGGTGATGTAGTACTGTATGACGACCTGGTCTTTGTGGGACTTTATGAACAAGCAGACTATAGTCAGATGAAGACAGCAAGAACAAACCGCTACGCTTTGAACTTCTTACAAGAGATTTGTCCCGAAAAGATGTTTGTTCCTTTTCAACTAAAAAAGCATAACACCGATCCTAGACAAGGTATTTTGCATCTTGATTGCACCTTAATGCCGGTTGGAAAAGGGAAAGCGATTGTTTATAAAGACGGATTTCTAAATACTGAGTCATACAATCGGGTAGTCGATATCTTTGGCAGTGAAAACTTATTTGAGATCACTCAAAGTGAAATGTATTATATGAATACCAATGTTTTCTCTCTCTCGCCAAAGGTGGTAGTGAGCGAAGAGCACTTTGAACGTCTGAATAAACACTTAGAAGATGTATGGGGATTAACCGTTGAGAAGGTGCCCTACCATGAGATTTCAAAAATGGGGGGATTACTACGCTGCTCTACGCTACCACTGGTACGGGATAACGATTAA
- a CDS encoding arginine deiminase-related protein, translating to MIEPVAFEFNEETAANNYFQQCDQTPATLIQDTAREEFTAMVNKLRAKGLKVISIADTPEPKTPDSIFPNNWVSFHRDGRVALYPMFAPNRRAERRIDILQKIQEEGFQINVIRLRQRSYRIPHAKSLLQWSTSCVQKD from the coding sequence ATGATAGAACCGGTAGCCTTCGAATTTAATGAAGAGACAGCAGCCAACAACTACTTTCAACAATGTGATCAGACTCCGGCAACGCTCATACAGGATACCGCACGCGAAGAGTTTACTGCAATGGTCAACAAGTTGCGTGCAAAAGGATTAAAGGTTATTTCAATCGCAGATACGCCAGAACCAAAAACTCCCGACTCAATCTTCCCTAATAATTGGGTCAGTTTCCATAGGGATGGAAGAGTCGCATTATATCCAATGTTCGCTCCTAACCGACGGGCAGAAAGACGTATTGACATTCTTCAGAAGATTCAGGAAGAAGGCTTTCAGATCAATGTGATCAGACTCCGGCAACGCTCATACAGGATACCGCACGCGAAGAGTTTACTGCAATGGTCAACAAGTTGCGTGCAAAAGGATTAA
- the rocD gene encoding ornithine--oxo-acid transaminase — protein MNNKLTANQLIELESHYGAHNYHPLPVVLERGEGVYVWDVDGKQYFDFLSAYSAVNQGHCHPYIIKALIEQAQKLTLTSRAFHNDRLGIYEEFATKYFGYDKLLPMNTGAEAVETALKLCRKWGYEKKGLEKEKGTIIVCEGNFHGRTISIVSFSVDPDAYGGYGPYTPGFKTIPYNDVEALQQALEENPNIAGFLVEPIQGEAGVYVPEEGYLKKCYDLCKKHNVLFVADEVQTGIARTGKLLACDHEGVHPDILILGKALSGGACPVSAVLADNAIMDVMQPGQHGSTFGGNPIAASVAIAALEVVQKEELAKNAERLGIIFRQEIQKLCDTSSIALSVRGKGLLNAMIINNEKQEDLAWEVCLKLAENGLLAKPTHTNIIRFAPPLVITKAQVHECIEIIKRTIAAFE, from the coding sequence ATGAACAACAAATTAACAGCAAACCAGCTGATAGAGCTGGAGAGTCATTACGGAGCTCATAATTATCATCCCCTTCCCGTTGTACTAGAACGTGGCGAAGGCGTTTACGTATGGGATGTTGATGGAAAACAATATTTTGATTTTCTATCAGCGTACTCTGCAGTCAACCAAGGACACTGTCATCCGTACATCATAAAGGCTTTAATAGAACAAGCCCAAAAACTAACGCTTACGTCTCGTGCATTTCATAACGATCGCTTAGGAATATACGAAGAATTTGCGACGAAGTATTTCGGGTATGATAAATTGCTGCCTATGAATACAGGTGCCGAAGCAGTGGAAACAGCTCTTAAGCTTTGTCGGAAATGGGGTTATGAAAAGAAAGGTCTTGAAAAAGAGAAGGGCACCATCATCGTATGTGAAGGCAACTTTCATGGCCGTACCATCAGTATCGTATCTTTCTCGGTTGATCCGGATGCCTACGGTGGATATGGTCCTTATACTCCCGGATTCAAAACAATACCTTATAATGATGTAGAAGCATTACAGCAAGCTTTAGAAGAAAACCCAAACATTGCAGGGTTCTTGGTGGAACCTATTCAAGGAGAAGCCGGGGTGTATGTACCCGAGGAAGGTTATCTAAAAAAGTGCTATGACCTTTGTAAAAAGCACAATGTGCTGTTTGTTGCCGATGAGGTGCAAACAGGTATTGCTCGTACCGGAAAACTATTAGCTTGTGATCATGAAGGAGTGCATCCAGACATATTGATCTTAGGGAAAGCCCTTTCGGGAGGAGCCTGTCCCGTGTCTGCTGTATTGGCTGATAATGCGATCATGGACGTGATGCAACCAGGTCAACATGGTTCAACATTTGGTGGCAATCCGATAGCAGCTTCAGTAGCAATTGCTGCACTTGAAGTGGTTCAGAAGGAAGAATTAGCTAAGAATGCCGAACGATTGGGAATCATTTTCAGACAAGAAATTCAAAAGTTGTGCGACACATCGAGCATCGCATTGTCTGTTCGCGGTAAAGGATTGCTTAATGCAATGATCATCAATAATGAAAAACAGGAAGATTTGGCATGGGAAGTTTGCCTCAAACTGGCAGAAAATGGGCTTTTGGCCAAACCAACTCACACCAATATCATTCGTTTTGCACCACCACTAGTCATCACCAAAGCTCAAGTACATGAATGTATAGAGATTATAAAACGTACAATCGCTGCATTCGAATAA
- a CDS encoding DUF4857 domain-containing protein — MIRFSKIFLGFTLILLLLWQLPWCYDFFTAKPSKSAFVLYSPLIGDFVMTAWQEGPKGKEIVRCDLAGNKYTEEEVDSLLPTFYYRQLMSDERFPHSINGVAVTPRSIQIENFIFKISPTDVNAPRIGLYPLLESMSGRLKLEMPGDVFRITSHGIEFVDMETNKLKKKKSAHFTEVLEKKGFHFPAKVIEGNPTTRKDYDEGYVLLDANRQLFHLKQVKGRPYVRAVHLPDTLKLKHLFITEFRNRKTLAFMTDENHSLYVLTTAYQVKKVDIPSFNPEREAASIIGNMFDWTLRITSLEKESYFAVNAADYSLLKSMESPSEEESFAEKAGHYLFPVRLSFTSALDRFVKPRIN, encoded by the coding sequence ATGATACGTTTTAGCAAAATATTTTTAGGCTTTACTCTTATACTTCTTCTGTTGTGGCAGTTGCCTTGGTGCTATGATTTTTTTACAGCAAAACCATCCAAGTCGGCTTTTGTGCTTTACAGTCCCTTGATTGGTGATTTTGTGATGACAGCTTGGCAAGAGGGACCAAAGGGTAAGGAAATAGTGAGATGTGATCTTGCTGGAAATAAATATACTGAAGAAGAGGTCGATAGTTTATTACCTACATTCTATTATCGTCAATTAATGTCGGATGAACGCTTCCCTCATTCTATCAATGGAGTTGCTGTTACCCCTCGTTCAATACAGATTGAAAACTTTATATTCAAAATTTCACCCACTGATGTAAATGCGCCTCGCATAGGACTTTATCCGTTACTTGAATCAATGTCCGGCCGATTGAAATTGGAGATGCCCGGGGATGTGTTTCGCATCACCTCTCATGGCATTGAGTTTGTAGATATGGAAACGAATAAGCTGAAAAAAAAGAAAAGTGCTCACTTTACAGAAGTATTAGAAAAGAAAGGTTTTCATTTTCCTGCTAAGGTAATAGAGGGAAATCCCACTACTCGTAAAGATTATGATGAGGGTTATGTTCTTTTGGATGCCAACCGTCAACTGTTTCATCTAAAACAAGTAAAAGGTCGTCCTTATGTGCGTGCGGTACATTTGCCTGATACGCTAAAGTTAAAACATCTGTTTATAACAGAATTTCGAAATCGTAAAACTCTTGCTTTTATGACGGATGAAAATCATTCTCTTTATGTGCTTACTACAGCCTATCAAGTAAAGAAGGTAGATATTCCTTCTTTTAATCCGGAGCGGGAAGCTGCTTCAATTATAGGCAATATGTTTGATTGGACACTACGTATTACTAGTTTGGAAAAAGAGAGTTATTTTGCTGTTAATGCAGCTGATTATTCTTTACTGAAATCAATGGAGAGCCCATCGGAGGAAGAGTCTTTTGCTGAAAAAGCAGGGCATTATCTTTTCCCTGTTCGTCTAAGCTTTACTAGTGCTTTGGATCGATTTGTGAAACCCCGAATTAATTAA
- a CDS encoding ABC transporter ATP-binding protein translates to MENIIECKGLTHYYGKRLIYENLSFNVPKGRILGLLGKNGTGKTTTINILSGYLKPKEGECFIFGQEIQRMTPALRTNIGLLIEGHVQYQFMTISQIEKFYASFYPNWRREAYYELMNKLKVAPGQRISRMSCGQRSQVALGLILAQNPELLVLDDFSLGLDPGYRRLFVDYLRDYALAENKTVFLTSHIIQDMERLIDDCIIMDYGKILMQHPIEKLLNEVKKITMNVPEKYVLPEIEGFYHPTIMRNVLETFSFFSLEEVESALKSRQVPYSNLQSENVNLEDAFIGLTGKY, encoded by the coding sequence ATGGAAAATATTATTGAATGTAAGGGTCTGACGCATTATTATGGCAAAAGACTGATTTATGAAAATCTAAGTTTTAATGTACCTAAAGGTCGAATATTGGGATTGCTTGGTAAAAATGGTACAGGTAAAACGACGACGATAAATATATTGAGTGGCTATCTGAAGCCAAAGGAGGGAGAGTGCTTTATCTTCGGACAGGAGATACAAAGAATGACTCCTGCCTTGCGGACAAATATAGGTCTGCTTATAGAGGGGCATGTGCAATATCAGTTTATGACGATTTCTCAGATTGAGAAGTTTTATGCTTCTTTTTATCCTAACTGGAGAAGAGAGGCTTATTATGAATTGATGAATAAACTCAAGGTCGCTCCGGGGCAGCGTATCTCTCGCATGTCGTGTGGACAGCGTTCTCAAGTGGCTTTAGGGCTTATTCTTGCTCAGAATCCTGAATTGCTTGTATTAGATGATTTCTCGTTAGGTTTGGATCCGGGTTACCGTCGCCTGTTTGTTGATTATTTGAGAGACTATGCTTTGGCCGAAAATAAAACGGTTTTTCTCACTTCACATATTATTCAGGATATGGAACGCCTTATTGATGATTGCATCATCATGGATTATGGTAAAATATTGATGCAACATCCCATTGAGAAACTATTGAATGAGGTTAAGAAAATCACAATGAATGTACCGGAGAAATATGTGCTACCTGAAATAGAGGGTTTTTATCATCCTACAATAATGAGGAATGTATTGGAAACGTTCTCTTTTTTCTCTCTAGAAGAAGTGGAAAGTGCGCTTAAGAGCAGGCAGGTGCCATACAGTAATCTGCAAAGTGAAAACGTGAATCTGGAAGATGCCTTTATCGGGTTGACAGGTAAATATTAA
- a CDS encoding PepSY-associated TM helix domain-containing protein: MKLLNNKFYKWSRNIHRDLSFFFSGMLLIYAISGLVMNHRQSINPQYSVERKAYVIQQMLPAKEAINKQVVMALLKPLGEEKNYTKHYFPESSLMKIFLKGGSSLVVNIKTGEAVYEALHRRYIIGAMARLHYNPGKWWTLFADAFAIGLIIITFTGILMIKGSKGLWGRGGVEFIAGIMIPLLFLFFF; encoded by the coding sequence ATGAAATTGTTGAATAACAAGTTTTATAAATGGAGTCGTAATATACACCGGGATTTATCATTTTTCTTCTCCGGCATGTTGCTTATTTATGCTATATCGGGTCTTGTGATGAATCATCGACAAAGTATTAATCCACAATATAGTGTTGAACGGAAAGCGTATGTCATTCAGCAAATGTTACCTGCTAAAGAGGCGATTAATAAACAGGTGGTGATGGCGCTTCTTAAGCCGTTGGGTGAAGAGAAAAATTATACTAAACACTATTTCCCCGAATCTTCCCTGATGAAGATCTTTCTTAAAGGAGGATCTTCTTTAGTTGTGAATATAAAAACAGGGGAGGCTGTCTATGAGGCTTTGCATCGGCGTTATATAATTGGAGCAATGGCTCGCTTACATTACAATCCGGGGAAATGGTGGACGCTCTTTGCAGATGCTTTTGCTATCGGCCTTATTATTATCACTTTTACAGGTATACTGATGATTAAGGGGAGTAAAGGACTTTGGGGCAGAGGGGGAGTAGAATTTATTGCAGGTATCATGATACCATTACTTTTTCTCTTCTTTTTTTGA
- a CDS encoding DUF6850 family outer membrane beta-barrel protein has product MRLRCLIFFLLSIVLSTFAQAGDTLDIQRKIVHSFSPVQRFRRQVYVNPALNYHLQDFSLSSLSVNADWEDRGRAFLAEEGDGGKTMGVQTESFLRFSDKVRVFGRAGYHKEHRGNVLWNETSDYGVIAPYVTADSIGGSMDGEEYSFMGGYAREIGKWTVGASLDYRAAIYYRQKDPRPKNVISDINATLGVSRALSDTHYLGFSLFLRKYNQDSNISFYSDLGSTSVYQMLGLGMDYVRFAGNQFSSTYKGKGVGVGFDLLPRAQNGLSASFQVNHFALEKLLSSINYAPIVKMNKNTASFELAWLTSYKKLLLGARLEALGRLNSGKENIFGDPSGGSYPIISRLKQYTDKQMDLTLTGILSSNSDKRNRTWSILPFVGFSWEKTAYKIPERSMEWTTLRLGMKSNASFPVKGGLLQADLSLGYDSNLSADYLLNGLNLQSAVGMTVFQNYTYLKDSFAHLGLSCRYDHLLVGNKTLFASLSWKHAAYKESGTLNHLQAGIGLTF; this is encoded by the coding sequence ATGAGATTACGCTGTCTTATATTCTTTTTACTCTCTATTGTCTTGTCCACTTTTGCTCAGGCAGGAGATACATTGGACATTCAACGGAAAATTGTTCACTCTTTCTCACCTGTACAGCGATTCAGGAGGCAAGTATACGTAAATCCGGCATTGAATTATCATTTACAGGATTTTTCTCTTTCTTCTCTTTCAGTAAATGCCGATTGGGAAGATAGAGGACGAGCATTCTTGGCAGAAGAGGGAGATGGGGGCAAGACTATGGGTGTTCAAACCGAATCGTTTCTCCGTTTTTCAGACAAGGTACGTGTGTTTGGACGTGCCGGCTACCATAAGGAACATCGAGGTAATGTACTTTGGAATGAAACTTCTGATTATGGAGTGATTGCTCCTTATGTTACTGCGGATTCCATTGGAGGGAGTATGGATGGAGAAGAGTACTCTTTTATGGGAGGATATGCTCGTGAAATTGGCAAGTGGACAGTTGGAGCCTCTTTAGATTATAGGGCAGCGATCTATTACCGTCAGAAAGATCCTCGGCCTAAAAATGTGATCTCAGATATTAATGCCACTCTTGGTGTAAGCAGAGCTTTATCCGATACTCATTATTTAGGATTCTCTCTTTTCTTGCGTAAGTACAATCAAGATAGCAACATTAGTTTCTATAGTGACTTGGGTTCCACATCTGTTTATCAGATGTTAGGTCTAGGGATGGATTATGTTCGCTTTGCAGGTAATCAGTTTTCTTCTACTTATAAAGGAAAAGGAGTTGGGGTTGGCTTTGATTTGCTACCGAGAGCACAAAATGGTTTGTCAGCATCGTTTCAAGTGAATCATTTTGCTCTTGAAAAGCTTTTGAGCAGCATTAACTATGCTCCGATTGTAAAAATGAATAAGAATACTGCCTCGTTTGAACTGGCTTGGCTTACATCTTATAAAAAGCTTTTGCTTGGAGCTCGACTGGAGGCTTTAGGACGCTTGAACAGTGGAAAAGAAAATATCTTCGGTGATCCTTCTGGGGGAAGCTATCCCATTATCAGTCGTTTAAAGCAATATACCGATAAACAAATGGATCTGACACTTACCGGAATATTGAGTAGTAATTCTGATAAGCGAAATAGAACTTGGAGTATTTTGCCATTTGTCGGTTTTTCATGGGAAAAGACGGCTTATAAGATACCTGAACGCTCTATGGAATGGACTACTTTGAGACTTGGAATGAAATCTAATGCTTCCTTTCCTGTAAAAGGCGGATTACTTCAGGCTGATCTATCTTTAGGTTATGATAGTAATCTTAGTGCGGATTATCTGTTGAATGGATTGAATTTGCAGAGTGCTGTGGGAATGACTGTTTTTCAGAATTATACTTATCTGAAAGATAGCTTCGCACATTTGGGGCTCTCTTGCCGTTACGACCATTTATTGGTTGGTAACAAAACGCTTTTTGCTTCTTTAAGTTGGAAACATGCTGCTTATAAAGAGTCCGGAACATTGAATCATCTGCAAGCAGGGATCGGCCTGACTTTCTAA
- a CDS encoding DUF4876 domain-containing protein, with the protein MKINYAFFALFTMLMLTFTACSSDDVSTSEVSLGLDLSTDIENISVSSGNFTFTNVTTGTAVTTAYSNAATAQLPDGLYNVSFSGKASYVQKTNVVVDGKTVEKEETITESLQGSQQNLEIVGDNYTLNLKVYLVNAKNNFVIAEIYGVGTHIPGTTKQYNGDQYIRIYNNSDETLYADGLVISESKFTTTLKHDYNPNKMDEVVTVQVVAMIPGNGTEHPVLPGKSIIVCDNAINHTEANSNSFDLSNADFEWYTASTSSSYPDPDNPLVANLNMLYNYTKTIWALNKQGVKAYTLSRLGVSSEEYLANYTYTYNYMLRTGKISKNYVAYYIPNDWIIDAVNLSPKNSYVWNVTSPSLDMGFTYFGLNNTVKENLGKGVRRKVSYTTADNREVLLDTNNSSVDFIPATAPSLANNE; encoded by the coding sequence ATGAAAATTAACTATGCCTTTTTTGCGTTGTTTACGATGCTAATGCTGACTTTTACAGCTTGTAGTAGTGATGATGTAAGTACATCTGAAGTCTCTTTAGGCTTGGACTTATCCACTGATATTGAAAATATATCAGTCTCTTCCGGGAATTTTACTTTTACTAATGTTACAACAGGTACGGCTGTTACTACAGCTTATTCCAATGCGGCTACCGCTCAACTTCCCGACGGATTATATAATGTTTCGTTTTCCGGTAAAGCTTCTTATGTTCAAAAAACGAACGTGGTTGTTGATGGTAAAACGGTGGAGAAAGAAGAGACTATAACTGAATCATTACAGGGATCACAGCAAAACTTGGAGATTGTAGGAGATAACTATACTCTCAATCTGAAAGTTTATTTGGTAAACGCGAAGAATAATTTTGTGATTGCCGAAATTTATGGAGTAGGAACCCACATACCCGGTACAACTAAACAGTATAATGGTGATCAGTATATCCGGATATACAATAACTCTGATGAGACTCTTTATGCGGACGGTTTAGTGATTTCTGAATCAAAATTTACCACGACCTTAAAACATGATTATAATCCGAATAAGATGGATGAAGTGGTGACTGTACAGGTAGTAGCCATGATACCGGGTAATGGAACAGAACATCCTGTATTACCGGGTAAGTCTATTATTGTTTGTGATAATGCTATTAATCATACAGAAGCAAATAGTAATTCGTTTGATTTGAGCAATGCCGATTTTGAATGGTACACAGCATCAACTAGTAGTAGCTATCCCGATCCTGATAACCCTTTAGTAGCTAATTTGAATATGCTGTATAACTATACTAAGACCATTTGGGCACTTAACAAACAGGGAGTGAAAGCATACACTTTATCTCGGTTAGGCGTAAGTAGTGAAGAATATCTTGCTAACTATACCTATACTTATAACTATATGTTGCGTACCGGTAAAATAAGCAAAAATTATGTGGCGTATTATATCCCCAATGACTGGATTATTGATGCGGTAAATCTTAGTCCTAAGAACTCTTATGTTTGGAATGTTACTTCACCTTCTCTTGATATGGGATTTACTTATTTTGGCCTGAATAATACGGTTAAAGAAAATCTGGGTAAAGGAGTGAGGCGTAAAGTATCATATACTACCGCTGATAATCGGGAAGTTCTTCTAGATACCAATAACTCATCTGTCGACTTTATTCCGGCAACTGCTCCTTCTTTGGCTAATAACGAATAG
- a CDS encoding carboxypeptidase-like regulatory domain-containing protein, whose amino-acid sequence MHFKFILLSLLLLLHYSPLSAHSSEKVKIVTLRGIVKDIHSAEPLSFATIQLVSEKGMSYGTVSDNYGSFHFSNLQEGKYQIYISYLGYEKLSQQLTLPLANTQSFFLRSSATSLNEVTVTASESKGMTSSSKIDRTAMEHLQPTSFTDLLELLPGAKSIDPKMGVANLISLREARSTGEDISSLGVAFNMDGVPLNTDGNLQYIPGESSNKEFVSKGLDMRTLSTDNIESVEIIRGIPSVEYGNLTNGLVIIKRKNKETPIEGRFKADQYSKLFSIGKGFELFDGKYILNTDLGYLDSKIDPRNNFENYKRINASARLHSLGETANFLYKWDLAMDYTGSFDDAKSDPDISLKGDIYKSSYDKINFTGKLNLDFLHNKFIHTLDAVASVTQGFNRLEQTKKVSLDRPMAVPNALETGVYDGEYLPYSYTSHMLIDGKPMNLYAKLNATSQFKKIGISHRMKFGTEWNYMKNFGDGQVYDMTRPLSASSSTRPRSYKDIPAIGEGAFYLEDAMKFSVAKHRFDVVAGVRSFSLLHLSNKYEMSDKLYLDPRVNVKWTLPSFHPDWKIYLSTGLGWHTKKPTVDQLYPDVHYEDIVQLNYYHNNPDYRRINLKTYKWDNTNYDLRPARNRKWEIRLGGSYKGNDFSVTYFDERMNNAFRNISYYKALTYKNYDINSIDASTLTGPPVLEDMTYMADTLIDTYGMVGNGTRIYKRGLEFQFSFKRIESLKTKITINGAWLRTITSNSMPFYKSSSILLNGKQLQYIGLYQWENGMEYQKFSTNFMFDTYLQRLGLIFSTTAQCTWFTSSQSLWNDGTPTSYIDKSGTEHPFTEADKSNSELQHLVNSYSSAYFDKSTIPFAMNINLKATKEIGRNIGLSLFVNRILTVYPTYRLGTSLIRRHSSPYFGMETNLRF is encoded by the coding sequence ATGCACTTTAAGTTTATCCTTTTGTCTCTACTTTTATTGCTTCATTATTCACCCTTATCCGCACACTCTTCTGAAAAAGTTAAGATTGTCACTTTGCGTGGAATAGTAAAGGATATTCATTCGGCTGAACCTCTTAGTTTTGCAACGATACAATTGGTGTCGGAAAAAGGAATGTCTTATGGTACTGTTAGTGATAATTATGGATCTTTTCATTTCTCAAATCTTCAGGAAGGGAAATACCAAATCTATATTTCTTATTTAGGGTATGAAAAGTTGAGTCAACAGTTGACGCTTCCTCTAGCTAATACCCAATCTTTTTTCTTGCGTTCTTCAGCTACTTCATTAAATGAGGTGACCGTGACAGCTTCCGAATCAAAAGGAATGACTAGTTCTTCAAAAATAGACCGTACAGCGATGGAACATTTGCAGCCTACTAGTTTTACTGATCTATTAGAGCTACTCCCTGGTGCGAAATCCATAGACCCAAAGATGGGAGTAGCCAATCTTATTAGTTTACGAGAAGCCCGCTCCACCGGAGAGGATATTTCTTCTTTGGGAGTTGCTTTTAATATGGATGGTGTACCCCTTAATACAGATGGAAATCTGCAATATATACCTGGTGAAAGTTCAAATAAGGAGTTTGTTTCTAAAGGTTTAGATATGCGGACACTTTCTACCGACAATATTGAAAGTGTTGAAATAATTCGAGGTATTCCTTCAGTAGAATATGGAAATCTTACCAATGGTTTGGTTATTATCAAAAGAAAAAACAAAGAAACTCCTATAGAAGGACGCTTTAAAGCAGATCAATATAGCAAACTTTTTTCTATCGGAAAGGGGTTTGAACTGTTCGATGGGAAATATATTCTGAATACAGATTTAGGATATCTTGATTCTAAAATAGACCCTCGTAACAATTTCGAAAATTATAAGCGAATAAATGCCTCAGCTAGATTACACAGCTTAGGTGAGACTGCTAACTTTCTGTATAAATGGGATTTAGCAATGGATTATACGGGGTCATTTGATGATGCTAAGTCTGACCCTGATATTAGTTTGAAGGGAGATATTTATAAGTCTTCTTATGATAAGATTAATTTCACCGGAAAACTTAATCTTGATTTCCTTCACAATAAGTTTATTCATACACTGGATGCGGTAGCATCCGTTACTCAGGGATTTAATCGATTGGAGCAGACGAAGAAAGTCTCTTTAGATCGTCCTATGGCTGTACCAAATGCATTGGAAACGGGAGTCTATGATGGTGAATATTTGCCTTATAGCTATACCTCCCATATGCTAATAGATGGTAAACCGATGAATCTGTATGCAAAGTTAAACGCTACTTCTCAATTTAAGAAAATAGGAATTAGTCATAGGATGAAGTTCGGTACTGAGTGGAATTATATGAAGAATTTTGGTGACGGGCAGGTTTATGATATGACTCGTCCGTTGTCTGCCTCTTCTTCTACTCGTCCCAGAAGTTACAAAGATATTCCCGCAATAGGTGAAGGAGCTTTCTATTTAGAAGATGCTATGAAATTTTCTGTAGCAAAGCACCGGTTTGATGTTGTTGCCGGAGTGCGTTCGTTCTCCTTACTTCACTTATCTAATAAGTATGAGATGAGTGACAAATTATATCTAGATCCTCGAGTAAATGTGAAGTGGACATTACCGTCATTTCATCCTGATTGGAAAATCTATTTATCTACCGGACTGGGTTGGCATACAAAGAAGCCTACAGTAGATCAACTTTATCCCGATGTTCATTATGAAGATATTGTTCAGCTGAATTATTATCATAATAATCCCGATTATCGACGTATTAATTTGAAGACTTATAAATGGGATAATACCAATTATGATTTGAGGCCGGCACGTAATCGTAAATGGGAGATTCGTCTAGGAGGCTCTTATAAAGGGAATGATTTTTCAGTGACTTATTTTGATGAACGGATGAATAATGCTTTCCGAAACATCTCTTATTACAAAGCTTTGACGTATAAGAATTATGATATAAATTCTATTGATGCTTCTACACTAACCGGTCCGCCTGTATTGGAAGATATGACTTATATGGCAGATACATTAATTGATACGTATGGTATGGTTGGCAATGGAACGCGCATATATAAGCGAGGTCTTGAATTTCAATTTTCCTTTAAACGGATAGAATCGTTGAAAACCAAAATCACAATTAATGGGGCATGGCTTCGCACTATTACTAGTAACAGTATGCCTTTTTATAAATCGTCGTCCATCCTGCTTAATGGCAAGCAATTACAATATATTGGGCTTTATCAGTGGGAGAATGGAATGGAATATCAGAAGTTTAGCACTAATTTCATGTTTGATACTTATCTACAGCGTTTAGGGCTGATCTTTTCGACTACTGCCCAATGTACCTGGTTTACGAGCAGCCAATCTTTATGGAATGATGGAACGCCAACTTCATATATTGATAAGTCGGGAACTGAGCACCCGTTTACCGAAGCAGATAAAAGCAACTCGGAATTGCAGCATCTTGTAAATTCATATTCCTCAGCTTATTTTGATAAATCAACAATTCCTTTTGCTATGAATATTAATCTTAAAGCAACCAAAGAGATCGGTAGAAATATAGGCTTATCTCTCTTTGTAAACAGGATACTGACTGTTTATCCTACTTATCGTTTAGGAACAAGTTTGATAAGAAGACACTCTTCTCCCTATTTTGGTATGGAGACAAATTTACGGTTTTGA